One segment of Salvelinus alpinus chromosome 1, SLU_Salpinus.1, whole genome shotgun sequence DNA contains the following:
- the LOC139574605 gene encoding tumor necrosis factor receptor superfamily member 16-like isoform X2: protein MAGTLSLVMLFGVVGVLVASKTERAVQVPCESGQYTKGGECCEVCPPGEGVVRRCGANQTVCAQCLDSETYSESYSHTDTCIPCTMCTGLMRMQTPCTDSNNAICVCDYNYYLNEVSGRCEPCTVCPAGQGVLAHCEHNHDTVCEECIDDTYSDRDSSLDPCLPCTICDEGIEVELSACTPVSDSLCHNPLFPSYTSPTFPLDLSSPSFTDIFPPDSSSSPSPGGESTTAQPSPHFIRPGFNENLIPIYCSILAAVVVGLVAYIVFKRWNSCKQNKQPANNHQATAANQTVTPEGEKLHSDSGISVDSQSLQEQQHAAQAQVQTQTQRQEQIVVRVDGGPDSPPPQV from the exons ATGGCGGGTACCTTATCATTGGTGATGTTGTTTGGAGTG GTTGGGGTATTGGTGGCTTCTAAGACGGAGCGGGCGGTGCAGGTGCCCTGTGAGTCAGGCCAGTACACCAAGGGTGGAGAGTGCTGCGAGGTGTGCCCACCTGGAGAGGGGGTGGTGAGGAGGTGTGGTGCCAACCAGACCGTCTGCGCCCAGTGCCTAGACA GTGAGACCTACTCAGAGAGCTACagccacacagacacatgtatcCCCTGCACCATGTGTACAGGTCTGATGCGCATGCAGACGCCCTGCACTGACTCCAACAATGCCATCTGCGTGTGTGACTACAACTACTACCTGAATGAGGTGTCTGGGCGCTGCGAGCCCTGCACGGTGTGCCCGGCGGGCCAGGGCGTGCTGGCACACTGCGAGCACAACCACGACACGGTGTGTGAGGAGTGTATAGACGACACCTACTCCGACCGGGACAGCTCCCtggacccctgcctgccctgcacCATATGTGATGAGGGCATCGAGGTGGAGCTGAGCGCCTGCACCCCCGTCAGCGACTCCCTCTGCCACA ATCCTCTCTTCCCGTCCTACACGTCTCCCACCTTTCCCCTGGACCTGTCATCCCCCTCTTTCACAGACATCTTCCCACCAGACAGCTCCAGCAGCCCCTCCCCGGGGGGAGAGAGCACCACGGCCCAGCCCAGCCCTCACTTCATCAGACCGGGCTTCAACGAGAACCTCATCCCCATCTACTGCTCCATCCTGgctgctgtggtggtggggctggtGGCCTACATCGTCTTCAAAAG GTGGAACAGCTGCAAGCAGAACAAACAGCCGGCTAACAACCACCAAgccacagcagccaatcaaacgGTGACGCCGGAGGGGGAGAAGCTGCACAGCGACAGCGGCATCTCAGTGGACAGCCAGAGTCTGCAGGAGCAGCAGCATGCAGCCCAGGCCCAggtccagacacagacacagagacaggaacagaTAG